A window of Amycolatopsis australiensis contains these coding sequences:
- a CDS encoding acetaldehyde dehydrogenase (acetylating): MSTKVAIIGSGNIGTDLMIKLLRLSDHLDVVAMAGIDPDSDGLARARRLKVATTHDGVDGLVRLDEFADVRYVFDATSAGAHRRHDEVLRALGRTVVDLTPAALGPYVVPPVNLGAHLGAANVNMVTCGGQATIPIVAAVGAVTPVHYGEIIASISSRSAGPGTRANIDEFTETTAAAIEQVGGAARGKAIIILNPAEPPLIMRDTVHCLVSDMDALDTGAVTASIEEMVGRVQAYVPGYRLKQKVQFARVAADDPLHRLVPAGDAVKVSVFLEVEGAAHYLPAYAGNLDIMTSAALRTAERMAAHQEAVR, translated from the coding sequence ATGAGCACGAAAGTCGCGATCATCGGCTCCGGCAACATCGGCACCGACCTGATGATCAAGCTGCTGCGGCTGTCGGACCACCTCGACGTCGTGGCCATGGCCGGGATCGACCCCGATTCCGACGGCCTCGCCCGCGCCCGCCGCCTCAAGGTCGCCACCACCCACGACGGCGTCGACGGGCTCGTCCGGCTCGACGAGTTCGCCGACGTCCGGTACGTCTTCGACGCCACGTCCGCGGGCGCGCACCGCCGCCACGACGAGGTCCTGCGTGCCCTCGGCCGCACGGTCGTCGACCTCACGCCCGCGGCACTGGGACCGTACGTCGTGCCGCCGGTCAACCTCGGCGCGCACCTCGGCGCCGCCAACGTCAACATGGTCACCTGCGGCGGCCAGGCCACCATCCCGATCGTGGCCGCCGTCGGCGCGGTGACCCCCGTGCACTACGGCGAGATCATCGCGTCCATCTCCTCCCGCTCGGCCGGCCCGGGAACGCGCGCCAACATCGACGAATTCACCGAAACCACCGCGGCCGCGATCGAGCAGGTCGGCGGTGCCGCCCGCGGCAAGGCCATCATCATCCTCAACCCCGCCGAACCGCCGCTGATCATGCGCGACACCGTGCACTGCCTGGTGTCCGACATGGACGCTCTGGACACCGGCGCTGTCACCGCGTCGATCGAAGAGATGGTCGGGCGGGTGCAGGCCTACGTTCCCGGTTACCGGCTCAAGCAGAAGGTCCAGTTCGCCCGCGTCGCCGCCGACGATCCCCTGCACCGGCTGGTCCCGGCGGGCGACGCGGTCAAGGTCTCGGTGTTCCTCGAGGTCGAGGGCGCCGCGCACTACCTGCCGGCCTACGCCGGGAACCTCGACATCATGACCTCGGCGGCGCTGCGGACCGCCGAACGCATGGCCGCGCACCAGGAGGCAGTCCGATGA
- a CDS encoding 2-keto-4-pentenoate hydratase → MNDAVPRAAEALAAAAARATPCPPIRDLFADGDIDAAYAVQRLATQRRLAAGHRLVGRKIGLTSPAVQRQLGVDQPDFGALFADMALGDGGTVPAGRVLQPKVEAEIALVLGAGLPGPDCSAADVRAATAFLAPALEIVDSRIAGWDITIVDTVADNASSGLFVLGDTRESPDAVEPADVEMRLLRGDELVSQGTGRDCLGDPLNAAAWLASALARRGEPLRAGDIVLTGALGPMVAAVPGDVFTARISGLGDVTVSFEGAAA, encoded by the coding sequence ATGAACGACGCCGTCCCCCGAGCCGCGGAGGCGCTGGCGGCCGCGGCCGCCCGCGCCACGCCGTGCCCGCCGATCCGTGATCTGTTCGCCGACGGCGACATCGACGCCGCCTACGCCGTGCAGCGGCTCGCCACGCAACGCCGGCTCGCGGCCGGGCACCGGCTCGTCGGGCGCAAGATCGGCCTGACCTCGCCGGCCGTGCAACGGCAGCTGGGTGTCGACCAGCCCGACTTCGGGGCATTGTTCGCCGACATGGCGCTCGGCGACGGCGGCACCGTCCCGGCCGGAAGGGTGCTGCAGCCCAAGGTGGAGGCGGAGATCGCGCTGGTCCTCGGCGCCGGCCTGCCGGGTCCGGACTGCTCGGCCGCCGACGTCCGCGCGGCCACGGCGTTTCTCGCCCCCGCGCTGGAGATCGTCGACAGCCGGATCGCCGGCTGGGACATCACCATCGTCGACACGGTCGCCGACAACGCTTCCTCCGGGCTGTTCGTCCTCGGCGACACCCGCGAGTCGCCCGACGCCGTCGAGCCGGCCGACGTCGAGATGCGGCTGCTGCGCGGGGACGAACTCGTCTCGCAAGGCACCGGCCGGGACTGCCTGGGTGACCCGCTGAACGCCGCGGCCTGGCTCGCCTCGGCACTGGCCCGCCGCGGCGAACCGCTGCGCGCCGGCGACATCGTCCTCACCGGCGCGCTGGGCCCCATGGTCGCCGCCGTCCCCGGCGACGTCTTCACCGCCCGGATCTCCGGGCTCGGCGACGTCACGGTCAGCTTCGAAGGGGCAGCCGCATGA